The Nicotiana tomentosiformis chromosome 9, ASM39032v3, whole genome shotgun sequence genome contains the following window.
ATAACCCAATATCATAAATTTCTGAGCAATTGACACATAGTTCAATTAAGTTAACAtgataaaaaatacttttgacttttatatattattatagtGCCGAATAAGGTTCAATTACTTTAGTGTGATAAGAAATAGTTTTGTAAATCTATAATTATGATAGTGTAAAGTTTAGCGAAATTAATCAAAAAGTTAAGCTAAATCCACTTTATTAGAGAATAGCCGTATTAATTTGTTTAAAGCAAGTTGCATTAGCTAGCTAGATTATGGCATGATTGTGTTTATTGTAAACAGTCGTGGAATTTATTAACTTATCCAACGCTGGCATAGCTACAATATCAAATTATATAGCATGACAACATTATTTATAAATAGATACAATAGATTTTAGCAAGGAGAGAACAAACACAAGGTATATACATACACATATAATTCAAATTAAAAGGCGACTTTTAATCGCAATATGGATGCGCTTCTAGCAAGAAAGTAAAACGAGAAAGAATTGAAAGATTCAGTCTTTAGAAGCATAAGTCATTTCAGCAAAGACTTTGTGATGATCATTGATTAGTGAAGTTTATCTTTGAGGAATCCATTGCTAAATTCACTTAAAAAGGAACTCCAAAAGAAAGAAATCATGAGCAAGTCAATGCAAGTGTTGAAAAACAATTAAAGCTTTGAATATTAGAATCATTTGAATATTAGAATCAAAGAAAGTTAATAATATTGAAGTATTAGATAGCTTTTGAACCCCACCTCAAGATAATATATTCTAATTGCTTCGGAGCCCTTAATACTGCTATCTTCTTTTAGTTTATTGAAGGGTCATTTGTCAGTTTGGCTCCACCTTAATGTTGTTTATTCATTCAAAAAATTCTAACAGTGCTTCTTGTCATTTcaattttacttctttttttggTGGGTAGAAATGGTTCCCCCTTATTTTGCCTTATCATAATTACTTTACTTTCTTTAATGCACTAATATAACTAATCATTAAGGTACATGCAAATAACAAGGTTTATCATAAGTTGATAGAGTTTGCGCTGAAGAAAATAACAACCACTAGTTACTCAATAAAGTACCAGAGTTGGTTGCTCTAGCGATAAGCACTATCCACTTCCaacaaagaggttgtgagttcgagtcaccccaggAACAAGGTGAggaattcttggagggagggagtcgagagtctatcggaaacagcctctctagaggtaaggtctgcgtacacactaccctccccaaactctACTAGTAGGATTATAGTTGGTTGTTGCTGTGATTATACTAGTAGTTGCTCAATAAATGTTTGGGATTGTATGGTTGGCTTGCAAGTGGAAAATATAATGATGCACTTAACTAAGATAACAATAGTAAAATATACTATTGAAAATGCCAATGTTTTGATGAGTTAATTAAGTAGACATAAATGTTGTTACTCGCAGCCGCGCCACTGATCACTAGATTATCTTCATTCAAGTTTAAAGAATCCAAAACATAAACTTAGAACAATAGAGATCTAACTTCTAATTTCTGTACTAATAATCCTAAGCAGTGATCCTGTCGTCGAAAAATTACATTGTATAAAtaagttaaatttttatttttgatgtatatatatactatatgctGACTCTGCTTAAATCATTCTCATGCTTACTTGTTTATATTTTGATTTCCCTTAATGAAAATTCTAATTCCGCCACTGCTTATAAATATTCTATAATATGCAAATTTACAACAATAATAAGTCTGGTATGATAAAATATAGTCTCTTAATTTCCATCAAGATGGAAAAAATTACTTCCGTCATTTATGGTCAACTTTATGGGCAAAAGTTGCTTTCCTCGCAATAATTCTAActtttagctagcgtttggccatagattcccaaatttgttttgaaaaatctgttttgggtgaaatttggcttgaagatgaaaatgtgtttggacatacgTTTTTaaaacatatttcccaaatttattttgaaaaaacatgTGTATTATTAGGGATTTGGCtcaaaaccagctattgagctggttttgagatttgagattttgccaaaatataggcaaaatctatggccaaacatgtgtttgtcaaataaaacccaagtttattttgacaaaatctatggccaaacaggTCCTTAGTCATTCTAACCCGTCAATCAATACCTAGATATTATCACAAAATTTTAATACCCAAAATAATAACATTATTCACTTACCCTATTTTACAATGCTTTTACACCTAATCAACACTGAAAATGGACCATTGAACTATTGccaaaacgaaaatatttttcataaaataatattttcctcCGCACATTTTCTTCTTCAAATCACTCTCTGTGTAGAACTAAGGATATTCGTAACAACAGATCAAGTttatcattttcttcaattttcctgCTGCCTCTCAGTAATTAGGAGTTGATCATTTCCCTTCATGCCGATAATACCTTAATTAACACACcatgagaagaaaaagaagaaaaaagtagcctataaactaaaaaactatagaaattttgaagaaaaagttTTTTTGTTCATTCTTTGAATTTTTCCTTGCAATTTATCTAGTTTAACATATATTTACATATCCACACTCCACTAAATCCATAACTATTTCACAATTAACCACACTAACAGTGGACTCTTCGTAGGAGCGAAGATATCATGTGAATTGCCTGATGGGCTTTAATCCGATTGTACAGATGAGTTAGATTTAGACCTACAAGACAGAAGTTGAAAATTGCGAGTATGAATTTTAAAATTCAGTCCTTCAGGTTTGAAGTTACActtggtttgaagtttgaatagttTGTACCTTCAGGCTTAAGTTTGAAAACTTCCCGCCCATAGGTTTAAAGTTGGGAAATGGACAAGCCTAACTTCAAAACTAAATGTCTAAAGTTGGCAAAGGTAAATACAAATTCCAATACGTTTATTCGGTAAGAATATGTATAATGCAAGTATAGAAGTGATGAGCCAAAATATAACgactcggccgatcgttttgtGTATTCGAGCCTCAttctcctatttgatgctttCTATATATTCGTTTGTTATTTGTGACTTGCTGGGTGATTGGTTTGGATTCAGAAAAGTTTGAGAGTGATCTGAGATACTTAGTcccattttggaagcttaagttataagagatgaccaaggtttgacttttgagtagacgacctcagATTGGTAGTTTGGTGATTTTAATAGggttgtatggtaattttggacttagacattGTATTGGTGGGAAAAAGGCATCGCACGTGGACTACTATCAAAGTGACATAGCATGACACGTGGACTATCAACATAGTGACAGGTGGCACTTCTAATTAGACGCATTAAAGAATTCAAGAAGGCACGAGAGAAATACCCCCAGAGTTTCTCTGGGAAAGGAACCGACTCTGATAGCTGGAGAAGAAGAAATATGAGCGGAATAGATAAAGACCATTAAAGAGGGAAGATGCACGAATTTGTTATAAATAAGGAAGGGAAATCAACATTAATCGCAGTTACGGAAAATCATCAATCATAAGTGCTTCCATtacaattatatatggtaacggGTAATCAAGGTAATTAATGTCATTAACAAGCCCGAATTAATTAAGGGAACCATTATAATTGTTTACTCCTATATAAGGGCCTAGTCCTTATTTGTAATGATATCTATTTTTTATTGAATATATgcaattattatttaatttattcatAAGGTTCTAACTGCAATTCTAGGAGAGATTATCAATCTACTTCGAATTTTTTTCCCTTGTTAGTGGTTTCCATTATTTGTCTTGTTCTTCAAATTATTGAGAAAGTGAAGTAAATTTTGGTTATAAGTAACCCAATTTCTTTTTGATATTGACTTTgaccgagaaatctatttttgggttaaacataTTGGTTCCGTTACCGAAAATCTGATAATCTGTTCACTTTCCAAACTTTATTTTTAACGACCAAATATGTCAACCGCTAACGAGAACAACTAGCTGAATCAACAAGGTGGAACTCCACCACATCACACACTCACGGGAACTCCTCAACAATCCCGTGAAAGTTCACCTGAAAGGTCTGCTTCGCGCATTGATGGTCAACATGGAGTTGACCAAACCGTTGATCAGGATACTCTGAAGTAGTTGATTGCAGAACATGTGAACAATGCACTGCAGGCTTTTGTTAGAGGATTACCCAACGCAGCACAAACTCCACCACCAAATAATACAACAACTTTGGAGAATCCGTGTTCGGGACTTGATAACTCTAGAAGTGGAGAAATGCCCAATGAATCTTGCGATGGAGGATCAGGTACACTAAATAATTCTAATTTATAAAGTTTAGTGCTAACTTTGCAGAAATAGCTGAAGGAGCAAAATGAGCGTATAGAGCAAATACTTGGCGTACCTCCCATGATCAAAGGTATGGATATTGACAAGTATTCACAACAACCCTGGAAGCCAAGTGCAATACCTTTGCCAATTCCCAAAAAGTTTAAAATGCTTGGTATTCCCAAATATGACGGGACGTCTGACCCCGAGATCACGTAACCACCTTCACTACCTTCGTGAAAGAcaatgatttaaccaagcaggAGATTGAATCGGTTTTGGCTAAAAAAATTTGGCAAAACTCTCACAAAATGAGCGTTAACATGGTATTCTCTCTTACCTgaaaattccattgattcttttgatgagcttgcagattcatttataaaGGCATATTCGGGGGCTCAAATAGTTGAAAAAAGGATGGAAGATATCTTCAAAGTTAAACAAGGGAGTATAGAATTGCTCAGAGAATTCGTAGATAGATTCCAACGAGAGAGGATGATGCTGTCGCGAGTACCTGATAACTGGGCGGCTTGGCGTTCGCGAGCAACTTGAACGAGAAAAGTTCGGAATCCATGAGGAGGTTAAAAGAAAGTTTGCGAGAATTTCCTTCAACAACTTGGAACGATGTATACAATCGATACAATATGAAACTGCGGATAGAAGAAGATACGGTTGCTCAGTCAAGGGTTGACGAAAGAACATGTTCGAGACGCTCGAAATCAGAGAGAAGGTCCGGTAAACACAAGTACGAACCTTACATGGGACCTGCAGGGCGAGATTCTCGATCTAAATAAGAGAATGCACGATTTGATTCAAGATCAAGGCAAAAAGAAGCGAGTTCTTCATCTAGGTTAAAAAAGGAGCGAGATGCCCGAAGCAATAATTCCAGTACTCAAGCAACAATAGGAGATTATAGCTTTAATATTAGCACCTCTGAATTGGTGGTTGTTCTAAGAGGGATGGGAGAAAAGGTGCGATGGCCGAAAGAGATAAGATCAGATCCAAACAAAAGGAACCCAGATTTCTGGTGCGAGTTCCCCAATGACCATGGCCATAGAACATCAGATTGCAGGCTTTTGAAAGGGACAATTGAACATTTACTAAAGCAAGGTTATCTTACTGATATGTTCAGTGAGAAAAGGAGACAATCATAGATGAAAAACAGACAAGAACCCCCAAAGCCTCCATCATCAAAGAGAACAGTCAACGTCATAACCGGAGGAGATGAGGTCAATGGAGTAACATACAAAGACGCGAAAAAGACATCAAAAGTTATTGTCACTCACGGAAAGCGAGTTCGCCAAATCTTGGATGGTGACAATATAACATTTGACGATAAAGATGTGGACGATGAAGATGATtccacacaatgatgcactggtaatatctttacttatacatgatactaatataaaacgagttttgattgaccCAGGTAGCTCAATAAATATCATTTTACTGAGGGTAGTAAATGAAATGCAAGCTAGTGATAAGGTCATACCAAAGGCACAATCTATGTATGGATTTGATAATTCAAGCGTTGTTACGAAAGGAGAAGTTGTACTGGCCACATTTGCAGAAGGAGTCATCAAAGATACAAAGTTTCAGGTAATATATGCGGATTTGACCTATAATATAATCTtgggaagaccatggattcatgatatggatgtTGTCCCGTTCACATTGCATCAAGTTATCAAATTCCCTTCATAGTGGAGAATCCGACAAATCCGCGGAGATCAACAAGCTTTACTAAGTATTAATTCAGTGGTGATTTCAAACACAACAGCCAACGACACATATATGAAATAGCAATTAAAGAATTCAGTTGAGGACACTTTTGTTAATACCTTAACTAAAAACACACAAGGGCAGACTGATGACGATTCAAGAGCCAGAGGAAAATGAGAACATTAAAACAACCACAAAGGAGCTCGAGGCTGTAATATTATATGTCCACTGGCTAGATAGAAAAGTTTACATTGGAGAAAATTTGAGCCCAgaaatgaaaggtaagttaaaTAAATTTTTACGTGCTAATgtagattgctttgcttggtcgcattcagatatgacaTGTATACCACCAGAGGTGATGACTCATAAGCTAAATGAGGATCCATTACACCCACCTGTCAAGCAGAAGAAAAGGAAGCAAGAGGCTTTCAAAAATTAAGTAATCAAGGATGAGGTACAAAAACTTTTGTAAATCGGTTCAATACGAGAGGTAAAGTACTCTGACTAGTTAGCTAATACTGTTGTGGTTCCAAAAAAAGAATGGGAAATGGCGAGTCTGTGTTGATTATagtgatttaaataaattttgtccTAAAGATTCATTTCCTTTGCCACACATAGATCAACTAATTGATTCTACCGTAGGTCATGAGCTTTTAAGTATTTTAGATACATATTCTGGTTATAACCAGATAAAAATAGACCCTGTGGATGAGGAGAAAACTTTGTTTATCACAGACAAGGGGACTTATTGCTAtaaagtcatgccatttggtttgaaaaatACTGGAGCCACATATCAGAGATTGGTGACCAAAATATTTCAAGAGCATTTGGGAAAAACTCTGGAACTATACATAGACGATATGTTGGACAAGTCAACACAGACGGGGGATCATTTTCAGCATTTGTCTGAGATCTTTGAGATTCTCCACAAGTACAACATGAAGTTAAATCAGGAAAAGTACGCTTTTGGCGTGGCTTCAGGTAAGTTTTTAGGTTTTCTTGTTTCTAATAGGGGTATTGAAGTAAGTCCTGGACATATCAAAGCTATTGAGAAAATACCAGATATACTCATGAGCAAGAAAGAAGTGCAAAGATTAACATGCAGAATAGCAGCTCTGGGAAGGTTTATATCAAAGTAATCGAAAAAATGCTTTAAATTCTTCTCAGTATTGAAAAAACAAAATCAGTTTGAGTGGACTGACGAGTGTCAACAAGCTCTAAAGGACTTAAAGATGTATCTATCAAATCGACCTCTATTAGCAAAACCAAAAGACAGAGAGAGGTTTCTCATTTACCTCGCTGTATCAGAAGTAGCGGTAAGCGCAATATTGGTACGTGAAgataaaggtaaacaatctctaatttattatgttagtaagtcTTTACTAGATGCTGAGACAccgtatcctcacctagaaaaacatGATTTAGTTTTAAATATGGCATCAAGAAAGTTACGACCTTACTTTCAGTGTCATCCTATTTATGTTATAACTGCTTTCCCACTAAGGAATATATTGTATAAACAAGAACTATCAGGTAGGTTAGCTAAATGGGCAATAGAACTCAGTGAATATGATATTATATATCAGCCTAGAGCCGCTATAAAATCTCAGGTGTTAGTAGATTTTGTAGcatattttggtccgaaccttgttCCTGAAGCAGAATAAGAGCTACAAATATTTACCGAAGCTAATCCGGGGACTTGGTCCTTATTTACTGACAGTTCTTCAAATGTTAAAAGAGTAAGTTTAAGGATTGTTTTAATTCCACCTCCGGGAGAAGTCATAAGACATGCAACTAAATGTTACCCAATTACTAACAATGAGGCAAAGTATGAAGCTGTGATTGCAGGCTTGGAACTCGCACaagagcttggtattgaacaaattGTGATCAAAAGTGACTCGCAGCTGGTAGTCAATCAAATGCAGGGGACTTACGTGGCAAGAGACACGAATGCGGCAATACCTCAAAAATGTATGATAATTACTTAGACAACTTCAGACATGGAAGGCTGTGCAAATACCCAGGGACGAAAATGCAGAAGCAAATGTGTTGGCAAATCTCGCGTCTGTCACTGATGCAACAAATGCAAAAATGTTGTTGTGGTACATTTGTTTCATTTAGCACTAGaccaaaccaagagtgaggtaaatttcaataatttaccTTCGGATTGGAGAAACGAATTGTGAACTTTTTGCAGTATAGTATTTTGCCCGAGGATAAAAAGAAAACCCAATTGTTACGGTTGAAAGCTGCTCAATATTGCTTAATTCGCGGAAATTTATATTGCAAAATATTTAGTAGACCTTTAGCACGATGCCTTGGACCATCCCAAACGGAATATGTAATGAGAGAAGTACACGAGGGGCATTATGAAAATCATGACGGGGGAAGATTGTTGGTAAAGACATTAATAAGGGCATGCTATTATtgtccaaaaatagaagaagtaGAAAACTTCGTCGCAGGGTGCGATAAATGCCAACGACATGCCAATAATATGCATCGACCGTCGGAACTATTACATTCAGTCATAtcaccatggcccttcatgaaatgagggatggacatcATAGGGACTTTGCCTCAAGCTAAGGGAAAGGTATGATTCTTGCTAATTCTAACggattatttttcaaaatgggtagaagtaGGTGCCTCCTTTAAACAGGTGCGAGAAAAGGAAGTTATGGATTTCATTTGGAGAAACATTATATGTTGATTTGGAGTCACAAAGGAGATCATCTGTGACAATGGCTCACATTCATAGGTGCAAAAGGCACCTATTTTTTTCAAAGCTGGTAGATTAAACGAATCACTTCTGCACATTACCACCTAGTGGCTAACGGGCAAGCTGAGTCGACAAATAAGGTTATCATCAGCAACTTTAAAAAGCGATTGGAAGAATCAAAAGACAAATGGCTAGAAGTACTACCAGGTGTGCTATGGGCTTACGGAACAACATCAAAAACTAGTACGGACGAGACCCCATTTTCACTTGTGTGCGGAACAGAAGCTTTAATTCCATTACAGATAGGTGAACCAAGCACGAGGTATACACATACTACtgaagcaataaatgaggaagaATTACGAGTAAATTTGGATTTGACAGAAGAAAGGAGGGAAGCAGCATTAATTCGGATGGTTGCTCAAAAGCAGATGATTGAACAATACTCTAATAGGAAGGCCAACTTGAGGTACTTCAAGATTTGGGACTTCGTCTTCAAAAAGGTATTCTGGTCAACAAAAATGGCAAACGTAGGAAAGTTGAGTCCAAATTGGGAAAGCCCATATACGGTTAGAGACATTGTTGGAAAATGAGCATACTAGTTGGAAACCATGGATGGAAAGGTGTTACCATCACATTAGAATGTAGtccatttgaagaagtattacttcTAAAAGAGGTTAATACCCAAGATCATGTATCATGCAAGTTTGATTTTATTTTGTTCATTTGAAttttactaaccattttagatgataggcaaaaatcTGGCCCCTAGCAGATGATGATGTTAGGCCCGAAAGACACGCGGAATACTAAATTATTTTCGGTCTAGATTACAACATTTCTGTTGGAAAAAGGGttatgcagtcatcatctaaaagaTTATCTCCGAGTCCCGTATGTATTTCCCTTTTCAAAAAAAGGACCAAAAGTAAGTAGTTGATCCAGTGTTTAAGATTTTATGATTCAATGCTCTAACACTAGGCAGAATATGCATATAGATGGATACACAAGGAAAGAAGATGTATACCAATAGCATGTTCAGCATGATTCAAAACCTTGAAGAAACCCTTAAAGAAATTTTTTTCAAAGGCATTCAAACTCGCAAAAAGGATGCATGATATTACTACGAGCTTCTACATTAAGGCCATAAATTTAGTCACAGAAGGATATACCAGAATTTGTAAACCTTCTACAATGAAAGCATTTATGAAAATGTTGTACAAACTTActtatttgaaagttcaaaaaataaaacttcctcaaattaCTTCGTATTTCATATCTACTTCATATTTCATATCTTTgcaccaatatgaagatgagacgtcATCTTTATCAGTTTTGTTAATATAAAATGGCCCTATTTTATAAAAACCCGTGTATATTAAAGTCACGATTTACTAAAGCATTTGATATGCAAGTATAAGCTCAAAATATCAAAGAGCAGAAAGCATAATATGCagcaaaaaaaatatttatatcatcACCCCAAAAATAGGGGCAGAAAATCTTCCACAAATTATCCAAAACACATGAGAATtccaacaaaaacaaaaaacaaacaatttcaacaaaaa
Protein-coding sequences here:
- the LOC138898624 gene encoding uncharacterized protein; protein product: MQASDKVIPKAQSMYGFDNSSVVTKGEVVLATFAEGVIKDTKFQIKIDPVDEEKTLFITDKGTYCYKVMPFGLKNTGATYQRLVTKIFQEHLGKTLELYIDDMLDKSTQTGDHFQHLSEIFEILHKYNMKLNQEKYAFGVASVLKKQNQFEWTDECQQALKDLKMYLSNRPLLAKPKDRERFLIYLAVSEVAVSAILVREDKGLELAQELGIEQIVIKSDSQLVVNQMQGTYVARDTNAAIPQKLANGQAESTNKVIISNFKKRLEESKDKWLEVLPGVLWAYGTTSKTSTDETPFSLVCGTEALIPLQIGEPSTRYTHTTEAINEEELRVNLDLTEERREAALIRMVAQKQMIEQYSNRKANLRYFKIWDFVFKKVFWSTKMANVGKLSPNWESPYTVRDIVGK